In Bacillus pumilus, the sequence ATCCACAACAGCGCTTTACTAGGTGACAAATGACCCTGATGTAAAGTATGTTTGTTGTGGATCTTTTTTCTTTATCTTTTCTACACATTCATAGGGGATGGCAACTGAACCAGAGGAGGAATTTTTCATGACACCATTTTGGGGTGAAGTCGTAGGTACAATGCTGCTCATTATTTTTGGAGGCGGTGTGTGTGCGGCCGTAAATCTAAAGAAATCGCTCGCCTATCAGTCCGGCTGGATTGTAATCGCTTTCGGTTGGGGATTTGCAGTAGCCATTGCAGCCTATGCAACTGGAGGAATTAGCGGGGCACACTTAAACCCGGCGCTGACAATTGGTCTTGCTCTAGAAGGAAGTTTTCTTTGGGCTGATGTTCCAATGTATATTGTCGGTCAAATGCTTGGCGCATTACTCGGAGCTATTATTGTCTTTTTACATTACTTACCACACTGGAAAGCAACAGACGATCCAGGTGCAAAACTAGGTGTATTCTCAACTGGTCCTGCGATTCCGCATACCTTTGCAAACGTACTCAGTGAAGTCATCGGTACATTTGTATTGGTTCTAGGAATCTTAGCGATTGGTGCAAATAAATTTGCAGACGGAGTGAATCCGCTGATTGTTGGTTTCTTAAT encodes:
- a CDS encoding MIP/aquaporin family protein; this translates as MTPFWGEVVGTMLLIIFGGGVCAAVNLKKSLAYQSGWIVIAFGWGFAVAIAAYATGGISGAHLNPALTIGLALEGSFLWADVPMYIVGQMLGALLGAIIVFLHYLPHWKATDDPGAKLGVFSTGPAIPHTFANVLSEVIGTFVLVLGILAIGANKFADGVNPLIVGFLIVAIGLSLGGTTGYAINPARDLGPRIAHAILPIPGKGPSNWKYAWVPVVGPILGGAFGGVFYNAAFKANVTPAFWIVSVILVVVLLGLYVSTKNQTNAVNESM